A genomic segment from Tuwongella immobilis encodes:
- the dapA gene encoding 4-hydroxy-tetrahydrodipicolinate synthase, translating to MQISGIIPPIVTPLLPNEDLDLPRLRSLIDTHIELGMHGIFVLGTTGECYALSESEKQEVMATAVQHVAGRVPVFAGTGVETTREAIRLTQIAYREGVNGVSVITPYYIAPSQAELIDYYRRVAESVSMPVLLYSNPAMSGGVKLDVDTVAKLAEVPNIVGIKDSSGDLQHLIELVKATPNGFAVLQGRDTLIYAALMMGAAGAVPGCSNVAPELALAIYRAFASGDLEGAKTAQAKFSPIRLALAMFTAPGGVKAAMNALGMHVGPSRGPIAPPTPEKVARMQQVLRQIGLLVD from the coding sequence GTGCAAATTTCTGGCATTATTCCGCCGATTGTCACTCCGCTACTGCCGAACGAAGATCTCGACCTCCCACGTTTGCGTTCGCTCATTGATACGCACATCGAATTGGGCATGCACGGCATCTTCGTGCTGGGCACCACCGGTGAATGCTACGCCCTTTCGGAATCCGAGAAACAAGAAGTGATGGCGACGGCGGTGCAACACGTCGCCGGGCGCGTCCCCGTCTTCGCGGGCACGGGTGTGGAGACGACCCGCGAGGCGATTCGGTTGACGCAGATTGCGTATCGCGAAGGGGTGAACGGCGTCTCGGTGATTACGCCGTATTACATTGCACCCAGCCAAGCGGAATTGATCGACTATTATCGTCGCGTGGCCGAAAGTGTCTCGATGCCGGTGCTGTTGTATAGCAATCCGGCCATGAGCGGCGGAGTCAAACTTGATGTCGATACCGTGGCGAAATTGGCGGAAGTTCCGAACATTGTCGGGATCAAGGATTCCTCGGGGGATCTGCAACATCTCATCGAATTGGTGAAGGCCACACCAAACGGATTTGCCGTGCTGCAAGGCCGCGATACGCTGATTTACGCGGCGTTGATGATGGGAGCCGCCGGGGCTGTGCCGGGATGCTCGAATGTGGCCCCGGAATTGGCATTGGCGATTTATCGGGCATTTGCATCCGGCGACTTGGAAGGTGCGAAGACCGCTCAGGCGAAATTCTCGCCGATTCGCTTAGCCTTGGCGATGTTCACCGCTCCTGGTGGTGTGAAAGCGGCCATGAATGCGTTGGGCATGCACGTCGGCCCCAGTCGTGGGCCAATCGCCCCGCCGACTCCGGAAAAGGTGGCGAGGATGCAACAGGTGCTGCGACAAATTGGATTGTTAGTCGATTGA
- a CDS encoding (Fe-S)-binding protein — MTPTAAEPMKTTLPLVGSAEPPKPAIDYELLLDCVHCGLCTSACPTYVENGNEADSPRGRIYLMRGVIDQKLELDATTKGHLDLCLNCRACETACPSGVQYGKLIEPFRAYMAELEPGRSTASLNSLQRWLLFHIFPSAWRTRVALAPARLMQWTGLDWLLRKSGLLKLLPKSLQTMHGMLPPLKPHYGQLPEVLPAIGPKRARVALFTGCVADAIYPETNYATAKVLQANGCEVWIPRAQGCCGALHYHAAMESESLPFMQNNLEAFGMMGDAADSVDAIIINAAGCGAMVKDYEHVLHHTEYAGAAAKFVSKVKDISEFLVELGPIAPTHPLPIRATYHDACHLRHAQKIQTPPRQLLGMIPGMELIPLGETDICCGAAGSYNLTQPEMAEQLGKRKTNNILLTQAQAVFTGNVGCLMQITKHVHAIDPSIWVAHPIDALWASYSGELPKLARRE, encoded by the coding sequence ATGACTCCAACTGCTGCTGAACCGATGAAAACGACGTTGCCGCTGGTCGGTTCTGCCGAACCACCCAAGCCGGCAATCGACTATGAATTGCTGCTGGACTGCGTGCATTGCGGTCTCTGCACTTCGGCCTGCCCGACGTATGTGGAGAATGGCAACGAGGCCGATAGTCCGCGTGGTCGCATCTACCTGATGCGCGGCGTGATCGATCAGAAACTCGAACTCGACGCCACCACCAAAGGGCATCTCGATCTCTGCCTGAATTGCCGCGCTTGCGAGACGGCGTGCCCGTCGGGCGTGCAATACGGCAAACTCATCGAGCCGTTCCGCGCCTACATGGCCGAACTGGAACCCGGACGCTCCACCGCCAGCCTCAACAGCCTGCAACGCTGGTTGCTGTTCCACATCTTCCCCTCAGCATGGCGGACGCGGGTGGCGCTGGCCCCTGCCCGACTCATGCAATGGACCGGCCTGGATTGGTTGCTTCGCAAGAGTGGCCTGCTGAAACTGTTGCCCAAGTCGTTGCAGACGATGCACGGCATGCTACCGCCGTTGAAGCCGCATTATGGGCAACTGCCGGAAGTGCTGCCCGCCATCGGCCCGAAGCGGGCACGGGTTGCGCTGTTCACCGGCTGCGTGGCCGATGCCATCTATCCGGAAACGAACTACGCCACGGCCAAGGTGCTGCAAGCCAACGGCTGCGAAGTCTGGATTCCTCGCGCTCAGGGCTGCTGTGGCGCACTGCATTATCATGCCGCGATGGAATCGGAATCGCTGCCGTTTATGCAGAATAATCTCGAAGCCTTTGGGATGATGGGAGATGCGGCGGATTCGGTCGATGCCATCATCATCAACGCCGCTGGCTGTGGCGCGATGGTGAAAGACTACGAACACGTCCTGCATCACACCGAATATGCCGGAGCCGCGGCGAAATTCGTCAGCAAGGTCAAAGACATTAGCGAATTTCTGGTCGAACTCGGCCCCATCGCACCGACCCATCCGCTTCCGATCCGCGCGACCTATCACGATGCCTGCCACCTGCGGCATGCGCAGAAAATTCAGACACCGCCGCGACAATTGCTCGGCATGATTCCCGGCATGGAATTGATTCCGCTTGGTGAAACCGACATCTGCTGTGGTGCGGCCGGGAGTTACAATCTGACGCAACCCGAGATGGCAGAACAGCTTGGGAAGCGAAAGACGAACAATATCCTGCTCACCCAGGCGCAAGCTGTCTTTACCGGAAATGTCGGCTGCTTGATGCAGATCACCAAGCACGTGCATGCGATCGATCCGTCGATCTGGGTGGCACACCCGATTGATGCACTCTGGGCGAGCTATAGCGGCGAATTACCGAAGTTGGCCCGCCGAGAATAA